The genomic segment GCTGCTCGTGGTCCGGCTCCAGCAGGGCGAAGACGCCCTCGCGGACCACCTCGTTGTCATGTCGCAGCCCGATCAGCTTGCGATAGTGGTGGAAGACCGAGTCCGGGTCCGCCACTGCCGCTTCCACGTTGATCTCCGTGTGGTTCGGGTTGATCTCCAGCCAGGGCTCTCCGGTGGTGAAGCCGGCCTTGTCCGTGGCATCCCAGAGCATGGGGGTACGGGCATTGTCACGTCCCTTGGTGCGGTAGCTCTCCAAGAGCTCCTCGGGGTCTGCGCCAAGGGCGGTCGCCTCGGCCCAGTGGTTGAGGATCTCGATGTCCTGGTACTGCTCGATCGAGGTGAAGTAGGCATTGGTCATGCCGATCTCCTCGCCCTGGTAGACGTAGGGCGTCCCCTTCTGCAGGTGCAGCACCGTCGCGAGGGTCTTGGCCGAGTTCACCCGGTGCTCCGGGGAGTCGTCGCCCCAACGGCTCACGATCCGCGGCTGGTCGTGGTTGTCCCAGTACAGGGAGTTCCAGCCCCGCCCTTCCAGCCCGTGCTGCCACTTGGCGAAGTTCGCCTTCAGGTCCGGCAGGTGCAGCGGCTTGAGCGCCCACTTCCCGTGGCCCGGCTGCTCGTCCAGACCCATGTGCTCGAACTGGAAGACCATGCCCAGTTCCTCGCGCGACGGGTCGGTGTACTTGGCTGCCTGCTCCACGCTGACGCCGGGCGCCTCTCCAACGGTCAGCAGGTGGTTGTCCTTGAGCACGGCCTGGTTCATCTCGTGCAGGAACTCGTCCATGCGCGGGCCGTCCACGTAGCTGCCGCTGAAGCTCAGCGCCTGCCCGGGGACCACCTCGGCATCCTCCAGGGGCAGGGTCTTCGAGATCAGGTTGATGACGTCCATCCGGAAGCCGTCGACGCCTCGGTCGATCCACCACTGCATCATGCCGTGGACGGCCTTGCGGACCTCGGGATTCTCCCAGTTCAGGTCCGGCTGCTTACGGCTGAAGATGTGCAGGTAGTACTGGCCGCGCTTCTCGTCCCAGTGCCAGGCGGGGCCGGAGAAGGCGCCGGCCCAATTGGTGGGTTCGGCACCGGGGGTGCCGGGCTCGAAGCCGGGGCGCGGGTCGCTCCACCAGTACCAGTCGGACTTGGCGGAGTTGCGGTCCCTGGACTCCTGGAACCAAGAGTGCTCGTCGGAGCTGTGGTTGACCACCAGATCCATCACCAGCTTCATCCCGCGCGAGTGCAGGCCCTCGATGAGCTCGTCGACGTCGGCAAGGCTGCCGAACAGCGGGTCGATGTCCTGGTAGTCGGAGATGTCGTAGCCGTTGTCGTCCTGGGGGCTGGTGTAGGCGGGGCTCATCCAGACCACGTCGACGCCCAGCTGCTGCAGGTGGTCGAGCTTGGAGATGATCCCGCGGATGTCACCCATGCCGCTGCCGGTGGAGTCGCAGAAGGAGCGGGGATAGATCTGGTAGACCACCGCGCTCTTCCACCAGTCGGGGGTGCGCTGGGCGGTGCCGGTCACGTGGAGTTCAGCCATACCTCCAATCATTCCAGACCAGCTCAATCGCGGGCTCGGGGGCCCTTCCACTCACGCGAGGGGCCAGCCTTGTCCCGCAGGAAGCGCCAGGGAACCGGCTCCTCCCGCGAGGTGTCCCACGGCCGCCGCCAACCGCCAAGATCAAGAATGCAGTCGACGAGGTGTGCGGTGAAGCCCCAGATGAAGATCTCCCCCATCGCAAAGGCTGGCCCCCGATAGCCGGAGGGGATCACCGCGCTCACCCGGTGCTCGGGGTCTGCAAGTTCATCAATACGGAAGCGGTGGATGGAGGCCACCTCGGCGGGATCCACCGGGGCGATCCCCGCGGCCTGCTCGCCGTCCCAGGTGGCCACGACACCGGCGACGTCGAAGGCACTGGCCGCTACGTGGGCCGCGGGCAGCCGGCCGAGCACCTTGGCCCGCGAGGGCGCCAGACCGATCTCCTCCCATGCCTCACGCAAGGCGGCCTCAATGGGCCCCTCCCCCTCATCCAGAGCGCCTCCGGGGAAGGAGATCTGCCCTGGGTGCTTGCGCATGGTGCCGGAGCGTTCGGTGAAGGTGATGTCAAGATCATCTTCGGAGATCATGATCAGCACCGCGGCCCGCCGGGAGCCTTCGCGCGGGGGTCTCGGACGAGTGACCCGCCGGTGCAGCTCCGCCTCGCCGTCCAGCGCGGTCGTCAGCGGTGCCAATTCCTCCGGCAGGGCCCGTGGGTCCGCGAAGACGGGATCGACCGGTCCTAGCTGGGGGTTCACAGCTGCACCCCCAAGTGTTGCTTGACGGCCTCCCGCAGCTGGGTGGCATCGGTGTAGGGCTTGAGTTCGCGGTGCACCACCACGCCGCTGGCGTCGACGAAGAAGGTCTGGGGCACCACCGAGACCCTCAGTGGCGCACGGGAATCCTTGTCCGGGTCCACGAGCTGCGGGTAGAGGGTGCCGTGCCGTACGGCGAAGTCGATGGCCTTGCCGGGGAAGGGATCGGCATAGTCGATGCCCAGGAAGTCCACTTTTGCCCTGGCCCGCTTCGAGACCTCACCGAAGGCCGGCGCCTCGTCCGTGCACGGCTGGCACCACTGCGCCCACAGGTTGACCACCCGGGGCCCCCCTGTGGGCAGGCCCGCCAGGTTGACCTTGCTGTCCCGGCCGAGGCAGTCCAGCGTCAGGGCGGGCAGCCCACCCTCGCGAGCCTTGGCTTCAAGATCACTTGCCGGGCAGGCCTGGATCGCGGCCTGTTTGCGGGCGGCAAGCACCTCATCGGGGGCCAGGGACCGCTGGCTGTCGGGAACGCCTCCGACGGTGACCTGCGGCACCGCGGGTTCGGAATTCCTGGAGCAGCCGGCGAGCCCCAGCAGAGCCACTCCGAGCCCCATGGAGATGATCTTGGTCAAGGTCTGCTCAGCCACGGGGTTCCCTCACAAGCTTGGCGGCCTTGGCCGGGTCGGTCTCGCCCTCACCGAAGGCGGGGCACAGGTCCGCGACGGGGCATGCCCCGCAGGCGGGACGCCTGGCGTGACAGCGACGTCGTCCGTGCCAGATGACGTTGTGGCACAGCTGCACCCACTGGCCAGGTTCGAAGAGCTCGCCCACCTCCCGCTCGACGGCGTCGGGCTTGGTGGCAGCAGTCCAGCCGAGCCGACGAGTGACGCGCATGAAGTGGGTGTCCGGGGTGATCCCGGGGATGCCGAAGGCATTGCCCAGCACCACATTGGCGGTCTTGCGGCCCACTCCCGGCAGCCGGACGAGCTCCTCCAGGGTGGCGGGCACCCGGCCGTCAAACTCGTCGACGATCATCGCACTCAGGCCCAGCAAGGAGTCGGTCTTGGCCCGGAAGAATCCGGTGGGGCGGATGATCTCCTCCAGCCCAGTCCGATCAGCCGCCGCCAGCGCGGTGGCATCGGGGTAGCGGGCGAAGAGGGCTGGCGTGACCAGGTTGACCCGACGATCCGTGCTCTGCGCACTCAGCACCGTGGCCACGAGCAGCTCGAAGGGATCGCGAAAGTCCAGCTCGCACCTGGCGTCGGGATAGGTGCGCGCCAGCAACTCGTTGACGCGCTGCGCCTGTTCGCGCGAAGCAATGACCGGCCGTGACACGCCTCCCACTGTACGGCGAGGCGCACCAATCGAGCTGGTCGTCACAGCCAGACCAAGCCAAATGCGTGCCTCGGACACCCATCCGGGCGGCAAGCCAGTAGACTGCGGACTCACGTGCCGTAGCTGAACCATCAAGGGGGATCATGCACGAGGAGCTCCTGGCCCGCCTGCCGCTCTTTCAGAATCTTGCGCCCGCATCACGCCAGGCCCTTGACGAGCAGATCCATCCCCTGGCCCTGCGCCGTGGCGAGGTGCTCTTCCACAGCGGTGACGTCGCGCTCGGTCTGTACGTGCTGGTCTCGGGCAAGGTGAAGCTGACCAAGCCGTCACGCCAGCCGCAGCCGTCGCTGACCACCAATCGCAAGGGTCGTCCGACCATCCCGATGCCGCGCGAGTCCCTGCTGGCCCTGATCGGACCCGGCGAGATGTTCGGCGAGCTCTCGGTGCTCGACGGCGGTCAGCGAAGCACCACGGCCACCGCCATGCTGGACTGCCGGCTCTACCACGTGCCTCGCGAGCCGATGCTGGACCTGATCGAGAAGCACCACGACGTCTCGCAGGCAATGCTGCGCCAGATGGCGCACCGCGTCCGGGTCTCCAACGAGACGATCTCCGGCCTCGTCCTCAGCGACGTCCCAGGCCGGATGGCCTTCCTGCTGCTCACCATGGCGGAGCGCTTCGGCATCAGCACGGAGCGCGGCGTGGAGGTGCACCATGACCTGACCCAGGCCGAGCTGGCTCAGATGGTGGGTGCCAGCCGCGAGACGGTGAACAAGGTTCTGACGGACTTCGCTGCCCGCAAGTGGATCACGATGAGCGGCAAGAGCGTCGTGATCCGCGACGCCGCCCGCCTGCGCGCCCGGATCGACTGACGGCATCCCCCGGACACGGTCTGGCCCGAGGAACTGCGGCTCGCACTAGGCTTGTGGCATGACCAAGTGGGAATACTTCACCGCGCCCGTGCTGAGCCACATCAGCCAGCAGATCCTGAACAACTTCGGCTCCGAGGGCTGGGAACTCGTCCAGCTCGTCCCGGGCCCGAACCCGGACACCCTGGTGGGCTACTTCAAGCGCCCGCTGCCCGAGGACAAGTGATGACCAGCCCCAGCGAGAAGCTTGACGAGCTGGGCATCACCCTGCCGCCCGTCGCGGCGCCCGTGGCCGCCTATGTGCCGGCTGCACGGTTCGGCAGCCAGGTGTGGACCTCGGGCCAGCTGCCCTTCGTCGACGGCAGGCTCGCCGTCACCGGCAAGGTCGGCGCCGAGGTGACCGCGGAGATCGCCAAGACCCAGTCCCGGATCGCCGCCCTGAACGCCTTGGCCGCGGCGGCCGACGTGGCCGGCGGCATTGACAAGATCACCCGCATCTGCAAGGTGACGGTCTTCGTCGCGTCCGATTCCTCGTTCACCGGCCAGCCGGGCGTCGCCAACGGAGCCAGCGAATTGTTTGGTGAGGTCTTCGGCGATGCCGGAGTCCACGTGCGCAGCGCCGTCGGCGTCGCGGCGCTGCCGCTGGATGCGCCGGTGGAGATCGAACTCGTCTGCGAGACCAACTAGGGCAGCTCGGCAGCGGGAGGTCAGTCCTGGAGCACGTCCCGCTGCCGGCTCGGGTGAGCGTCCACCGCCAACGGCGAGCCGCCGGCGTTCTCCCCCATGTCATCCTTGGGGAGCACCGCGGCCCAGGACTTCACCTCGGGACGCTGCCGGAGCAGTTGGCGCCGCTCACGCTCGGTCAGGCCGCCCCAGACGCCCCATTCGATGCGGTTGTCGAGCGCCTCGGCCAGGCATGTCGAGCGGACCGGGCAGCCCATGCAGACGGCACGCGCCCGCTTCTGGTCCTTGCCCTCCGGAAAGAGTGCGTCCGCCATCCCACGGCACCGCGCGAGCAGTGTCCAGTCGTCCACTTCAGTGAGAGACATCTTCTCTCCTTCCGCGATCGGCCTCAGCTCCGTGCCCCACGTCGGGCACGGTCGGCGCGTCTTGGTGCGAAGATAGCGGCTGCCCCACCTGTTGACAATGTAGGTCCACTGGACAGACAAACAGACGGGCCCCTTGCGGGACGGCAAATCGCGGCCCGGCGTGCGGGTGCGTGTACCGCCGCTGACAGTGGGCTCACGTACTCTAGGAGGCATGACTTCTCGCAAGACGGGCAACAATGCCTATCACCTGGCCTGGTTCGCCGCGCTCAGCGTCCTGAGTGGCCTGTTGGTCGCCGGGCTCGTGCTGCCTGCGGCCTATGTCATGGGCAGTGTGGTCAAGGCCAGTGCCGCGTCGCTGGAGTCGCTGCCCGCCGAGCTGGAGATCGGGCCGCAGTCCGAACGCTCCAAGGTGCTGATGGCCGACGGCAGCACGCTCGCCGAGTTCTACGCCGAGAACCGCGTCTACGTGCCGCTCAGCAAGATCTCGCCGATCATGCGCACCGCCCAGGTGGCCATCGAGGACGATCGCTTCTTCGAGCACGGCGCCATCGACTTCCGTGGCACCGCCCGCGCCGCACTGCGCAGCGCGTCGGGCTCGACGCAGGGTGGCTCCACGCTGACCCAGCAGTACGTGAAGCAGGTGCAGATCGAGGCCGCCGTGGTCGCCGGCGACGACGAGGGCGTGCAGAAGGCCCAGGAGCAGACGCTGACCCGTAAGGTCCGCGAGCTGCGCTATGCCGTGGCCACCGAGAAGAAGCTCACCAAGAGCCAAATTCTTGAGCGTTACCTGAACATTGCCTACTACGGCGACGGCGCCTACGGCGTCGAGGCCGCTGCCCGCCACTACTTCAACACCACCGCCGAGAAGCTGACCCTTCCGCAAGCCGCCCTGCTGGCCGGCCTGGTGCAGAACCCCGTCGCCACGGATCCGGTGAACAACCCGACGGCGGCCATCAACCGCCGCTCCATCGTGCTGAACCGCATGGCCCAGCTGGGCAAGATCACCGAGGCGCAGGCCACTGCCGCGAAGAAGGTCCCCTTCGACAAGTCCAAGGTGGTCGAGCCCCCGAACGACTGTGCCTCCTCCCCCTTCCAGACGATGTGCCTGTACGTGAAGAATGTGTTGCTCTCCGATCAGTTCAAGAGCCTCGGCAAGAACAAGGAGCAGCGGCTCAACGCCCTCAAGCGCGGCGGCCTCACCATCCAGACACTGATCGACCCCAAGGCCCAGGCCGCGGCGGAGAAGGCGGTGGCGCGTGTCATTGCCCCCACCGACCCCTTCATCTCCACGTCGGTGCTGATCCAGCCGAAGTCCGGCCTGATCGTCGCCATGGCGCAGAATCGGCCGAAGCTCGGCGACAAGCCCGGACAGACCTGGTACAACTACTCGGTCAACCGCTCGATGGGCGGCGCCGAGGGCTACCAGGCCGGCTCCACCTTCAAGGTCTTCACGGCCGCGGCGGCGGTCAACAAGGGCATCCCGACGACCCGTCGCTACAACTCCCCATCGCCGATGAACTTCACGGGCACCACCTTCCGCTCCTGCGAGGGCCCGTTCCTGTCGCCGCAGTACACTCCGAAGAACTCCACGGGCGTCGGCAACTTCGACATGAAGCAGGCGACCATGAAGTCCATCAACACCTACTTCGTGCAGCTGCAGCGCGCCGTCGGCAACTGTGACGTGGTGAAGATGGCCCAGGCGGCCGGCGTGGCGCGCGCCGATGGCAAGGACCTGATCAAGGACCCGGTGCCCGGCTCCGGCGGCACCGGCGGCTTCGACACCATCGTCTCCTTCACGCTCGGCCCGGTGGAGGTCACCCCGCTGTCGATGGCCCAGGCCTACGCCACCTTCGCCAACCGCGGCGTGCGCTGCGACCCGATCATCATCAAGTCGGTGACCACGAAGGCAGGCAAGAGCAGCCCGGTGCCCTCGGCCAATTGCACCCGAACCATCGACCCCGAGGTCGCCGACCAGGTGACCAAGCTTTTGGAGGCCACCATCGCGTCGGGCACGGCCCGCCCGGCCAACCTTGATGACGGACGGGACCAGGCCGCGAAGACCGGCACCACGGACTCCGCCGAGGCCGTGTGGCTGGCCGGTTTCACCCCGGACATGGCCGGCGTCTCGCTGATCGCCGCCGACAAGCAGGCCCCGCAGTACAAGGGCCGTTCGCGCCGATCCATCACCGGCCGCTACTCGCACGGTACCGATTACCCGTATGGCCACCAGCTGTCCGGTTCCGGCTCGGGCGACGCCGGCCTGATCTGGCGTGCGTCGATGCGCGCTGCTCTGGAAGGTGGCCCGCGCAGCAGCTTCCACGCTCCCACCGGCAAGCTCGTCGACGGCAAGGAGGTGGAGATTCCGGACATCACCGGCCTGAGCTTCAAGGAGGCCATGGCCAAGGTGGAGGCTGCCGGCTTCAGCACCGAGGTGACCTACGAGTACAGCAGCTACTCCGAGGGCACCTACCTGTACGCCTATCCCACCAAGGGCAAGCGCTCGATCAACAAGCCGATCACCTTCGTCCTGTCGCAGGGCCCGCGTCCGGTGGCTCCCAAGCCGAAGCCCACCGCCACGCGCACCCGCACGACGCAGCCCACGGCAACCCGCACCAGGACGGCGCCCAGGCCGACCGCCTCGAAGACGACCACGAAGCCCAAGGCCACCACGACGGCCCCGAAGCCGACCGCCTCGAAGACGACCACGAAGCCCAAGGCCACCACAAAGCCCAAGGCCACCACAAAGCCCAAGACCACCACAAAGCCCAAGCCGACCACGAAGAAGACCCCGTGAGCGCCCGTAGGACGCTGACCGGGCTCGCGAGTGGCGCCGCGGCCGTGGGGACGGCAACGCTCGGCTATGGCCTGTGGGAGGCCCGTCAGTACACCCTCCAGCAGGTCGCCGTCCCGGTTCTGCCGGCCGGGCAGGAGCCCATCCGGGTGCTGCACATCAGCGACATCCACCTGTTGCCGCGCCAGAAGGCCAAGCTGGAATGGGTCTCGAGGCTGGCCGAGCTGGAGCCGGACCTGGTGATCAACACGGGTGACAACTTCTGTTCCCCCGACGCCTTGGAACCCCTGCTCGACGCGTGGGGAAGTCTGTTGGACCGCCCCGGCGTCTTCGTCTTCGGGTCCAATGACTACCGGATGCCCAAGTTCAAGAATCCGGCCGGGTACCTCGCCGGGCCGTCGAACGTGAAGAAGCACACCACCGACGAGCTGCCCTTCGAGGACCTGCGTGCTGCCATGACCTCACGCGGTTGGACGGACCTCAACCATGCGCGTGCGGAGCTGACCGTCGCCGGCCGCCGGATCGCCTTCCGTGGCACCGACGATGCGCACCTGAACAAGGATGACTACTCGCTGGTCGCCGGCCCCGCCGTCGAGGATGTGGACCTGAACGTCGCCGTCACCCACGCGCCCTACCTGCGGCTGCTGGATGCGATGACGGCCGACGGGATGGACATGATCTTCGCCGGCCACACCCACGGTGGTCAGGTCTGCCTCCCCTTCAAGGGGGCCCTGGTCACCAACTGTGACCTGGACACGGGGCGGGTCAAGGGCGTCAGCACCCACACCGTCGCCGACCAGCACGGCGTCGAGCACACCAGCTGGATGCATGTGTCCGCGGGGCTGGGATCCTCTCCCTTCGCTCCCTATCGGATTGCGTGCCGCCCGGAGGCGACGCTGCTCACCCTGGTTTCCCGCTGAGCTCCCCTCGACAGGCTCGGGAACGATACAGAGGACTCGATTGGTCCTACGGGCGCTGGTGGGATACAGTTGTCCACGGCCTTCGGGCCAGAATGCAGGACCGGGGTGTGGCGCAGCTTGGTAGCGCGCGTCGTTCGGGACGACGAGGTCGCAGGTTCAAATCCTGTCACCCCGACCAGCAGGCGAAATCCGTGGTTGCCATTGGCAGCCACGGATTTCTCGTTGCCCCCGGGAATCCGACCCCAGAGCCAATTGAACAAAACTTAAAACTGAACAACTGAACGGGAGCTGTAGAAGGCCCCCACACATTGCGTCTGTCTGACGCCCCGCATAGAGTAGTTCCCAGATGGCGAACCCCCGATCGCCATCCACAACGGAACAGCAACCCCCCGAGTGTTGTTCCTGCATCGTGAGCCGCGACCCCCCGAGCGCGGCTCGCACCAAGAGGAAGGCCCCGGACCTGTCCGGGGCCTTTCTTGCGTCCTGAAGGGGTTTCCTTCGTCCTCGCAGCCCGAGAGACTCCGCGATCGAGGCACAGGCCCCTCGACAGGCTCGGGGAACGCCGCAACCTCAGCCTCCGTCGATCAACACTGAGGCCCTTGCGTGCACATCGAGATGGTCATACGCACCTCAATGTGCACCCAAGCACCTCAATCAGCGCGGGAGTCGGCGGGCCAGATGCAGGCGACGCAGGACGGGAGCCAACAGCTCGTCGACCTCGCGGATGTGCAGGATGCGCGAGGCGGCCAGGAAGACGAGCCCGAAGCAGAGCCCCGCCACCGCGCAGGTGAGCGCCGACAGCAGCCAGGAGCGCCCGAAGCCGGTCATGCCGTAGACGGCCAGCCAGGCCACTCCCCCGGCCAGCACGGACGCGATCACCAACCTCACCCACAGACGCACCACGGAGTCCAACCCCAGGCCGCCCAGCTGACGGCGCGCGACGGCCATCCACAGCAGCGACTGGCCCCAGTTGGCCACCACCACGCCCAGCGCCACCAGGGGCAGCGCCAGATACGGTTCCACCAGCCAGAGCGCGGCCAGGGCAAAGGCAACCTGCACCACCGTCAACAGCCCCTGGTAGAGGAAGTTGTGGCGCCCCTCCTCGCGGGCGAAGCAGTAGCGCTGCTGCAGCACGGAGATGCCGTAGCCCAGGATGCCGAAGCTCAGGATGCGCAGCGCCGTGACGACGGGTTGCGCGTCGTGCACGGACAGCCGCAGCATCACGTGGACCAGCGGCTCGGCCAGCACGAAGAGCCCGGCACTGCTGGGGATGATCGCGACGGCCGGAGTACTCAGGGCCCGGGTGCACAGGCGTCGCATCTCCCTGACGTCGCCCGCCTGCCAGACCCGGGCCATCTGCGGGAAGAGCGCCGTCAGGATGCTCACCGTGATCAGGCCATGCGGGAGGGCAAAGATCAGCATGGCGTAGTTGTAGGAGGTCAGGCCGCCCACGGCCTCCCCACCCGCGCCCTGGTGCTTCACCACATTGGTCAGCACCCACTGCACCACCAGGCCACCGCCCAGCGAGAAGAGCAGGGCGCTGACCGTCCATCCGGCCATCTTCGAGGCGGAGCCCAGTCCGGAGCCGCGCAGCCCGAAGCGGGGCCGATAACGGAAACCGCTGGCCACCAGAGGCGGCACCAGCACGAAGGCCTGCATCACGATGCCCAGCGTCGTGGTTCCGGCCAGGGTCCAGACCATCGCCGGAGTCCACACCGACGGATTGGTCTGCTGCCCCCACTGGTGCAGGAAGGCGATCAGCCCGACGATCTGCACCACATTGGCCAGCGCCGGCGCCCACATGAAGGCGGCGAACCGGTTGCGGGCATTGAGCACATTGCCCAGCACCGAATACAGGCCGTAGAAGAAGATCTGTGGCAGGCAGATGTAGCCGAACAGGATGGACAGGTGCAGCGCGGCACCGGACAGGGAGCTGGTCCAGTCCACCAGCCACGGCGTCGCGACGGTGCCGATCACGGCCAGGCCCAGGATGGCCCCGAAGGCCGCCGTCAGCAGCTTGTCGACGAAGACCTGCCCGCCGTCGTCGTGCTTCATGGCGGCCGTGATCTGCGGGATCAGCAGGGCGTTCAGCACGCCCGCATTGAGCACCATCAACAGGTAGTTCGGCATGGTGTTGGCGACATTGAAGGCGTCGCCCACGATGGAGGCCGCCACCACCTGGGCGAACAGGTACTGCCGGCCGAAGCCCAGGATGCGACTGACCAGCGAACCCATCGCCATGATGACACTGGCGCGTCCGACGGAATCCTTGCGCACCGGCTCGGCGGCTCCCTCAGGCTCCTGCTCGGCAGCAGGCGCCGGCACGGCAGGTTCCACCCGCGGGGCTCCGGAGACCACCTCCTGCGGCAACAGCACGACCGTCTCGGTCATGTCGGCCACCTCGGTGCCCGCGACGGAGACGTCCCACTCGGCGCGTTGGGGAAGCCCCACCGCGCCGAAGGTGACCGTCTTGTCCGCGTCGTACCCAGCTGGCTCCCCCGGGCCGCCGGTGGGTTGGGTCACCGCCCGGTGCCGGCGTAGACGACAGCCTCGCCCTCGGCATCAAGCCCGAAGGCGGTGTGTGCAGCCCGGACGGCGGTGTCGACATGGTCCGCGTCGACGACGACCGAGATGCGGATCTCCGAGGTGCTGATCATGTCGATGTTCACGTCGGCGTCGGACAGGGCCCGGAAGAACTTCGCGGTGACACCGGGGTGGGACCGCATGCCGACGCCGATCACCGAGACCTTGCCAATCTGGTCGTCGTAGAGCAGCTCGTCGAACTTGATCTCCTCCTTGGCGGCGTTCAGCGCGTCGATCGCCTTGCGGCCGTCGTCCATCGGCAGCGTGAAGGAGATGTCCGTGCGCCCGCTGGCCACCTGGGAGACGTTCTGCACGATCATGTCGACGTTGATCTCATTGCGCGCGATGGTGTCGAAGATCTCGGCGGCCTCACCCGGGCGGTCCGGGACACCGACGACGGTGATCTTGGCCTCCTTGGTGTCCTGCGCGATACCGGTGATCAGGGCTTGTTCCATCGGATTTCCTTTGCTGAGGTCCTTGACCCAGGTGCCGGGCTTGTCGGAGAAGGACGAACGAACATGGACGGGGACGCTCTCGCGGCGTGCGTACTCGACGCAGCGCAAGTGCAGGATCTTGGCGCCATTGGCGGCCATCTCCAGCATCTCCTCGTAGCTGATCTCGGGGATGTGACGCGCCCCGGAGACGATCCGCGGGTCGGCGGTGAAGACGCCGTCCACGTCGGAGTAGATCTCGCAGTACTCGGCACCCAGCGCGGCCGCGAGCGCGACGGCGGTGGTGTCGGAGGCGCCACGGCCCAGGGTCGTGACGTCCTTCGTGGTCTGGGAGACGCCCTGGAAACCGGCGACGATGACCACATTGCCCTCGTTGAGCGCCTGCTCGACGCGGCCGGGCGTGATGTCGATGATCCGGGCGTCGCCGTGCTTGCCCGTGGTGATCACACCAGCCTGCGATCCGGTGTAGCTGCGGGCCTCGGCGCCCAGGTCACTCAGCGCCATGGCCAGCAGGGCGGCGCTCTGCCGCTCGCCCGTGGTCAGCAGCATGTCGAGCTCGCGCGCC from the Luteococcus japonicus genome contains:
- a CDS encoding alpha-glucosidase, which encodes MAELHVTGTAQRTPDWWKSAVVYQIYPRSFCDSTGSGMGDIRGIISKLDHLQQLGVDVVWMSPAYTSPQDDNGYDISDYQDIDPLFGSLADVDELIEGLHSRGMKLVMDLVVNHSSDEHSWFQESRDRNSAKSDWYWWSDPRPGFEPGTPGAEPTNWAGAFSGPAWHWDEKRGQYYLHIFSRKQPDLNWENPEVRKAVHGMMQWWIDRGVDGFRMDVINLISKTLPLEDAEVVPGQALSFSGSYVDGPRMDEFLHEMNQAVLKDNHLLTVGEAPGVSVEQAAKYTDPSREELGMVFQFEHMGLDEQPGHGKWALKPLHLPDLKANFAKWQHGLEGRGWNSLYWDNHDQPRIVSRWGDDSPEHRVNSAKTLATVLHLQKGTPYVYQGEEIGMTNAYFTSIEQYQDIEILNHWAEATALGADPEELLESYRTKGRDNARTPMLWDATDKAGFTTGEPWLEINPNHTEINVEAAVADPDSVFHHYRKLIGLRHDNEVVREGVFALLEPDHEQLFCYTRTVPGQPVLLVLANMSSQACTLPEDLRREGAVLLATHEERRDDELAPWESRIVELA
- a CDS encoding NUDIX hydrolase — translated: MNPQLGPVDPVFADPRALPEELAPLTTALDGEAELHRRVTRPRPPREGSRRAAVLIMISEDDLDITFTERSGTMRKHPGQISFPGGALDEGEGPIEAALREAWEEIGLAPSRAKVLGRLPAAHVAASAFDVAGVVATWDGEQAAGIAPVDPAEVASIHRFRIDELADPEHRVSAVIPSGYRGPAFAMGEIFIWGFTAHLVDCILDLGGWRRPWDTSREEPVPWRFLRDKAGPSREWKGPRARD
- a CDS encoding TlpA family protein disulfide reductase; this encodes MAEQTLTKIISMGLGVALLGLAGCSRNSEPAVPQVTVGGVPDSQRSLAPDEVLAARKQAAIQACPASDLEAKAREGGLPALTLDCLGRDSKVNLAGLPTGGPRVVNLWAQWCQPCTDEAPAFGEVSKRARAKVDFLGIDYADPFPGKAIDFAVRHGTLYPQLVDPDKDSRAPLRVSVVPQTFFVDASGVVVHRELKPYTDATQLREAVKQHLGVQL
- the nth gene encoding endonuclease III — translated: MSRPVIASREQAQRVNELLARTYPDARCELDFRDPFELLVATVLSAQSTDRRVNLVTPALFARYPDATALAAADRTGLEEIIRPTGFFRAKTDSLLGLSAMIVDEFDGRVPATLEELVRLPGVGRKTANVVLGNAFGIPGITPDTHFMRVTRRLGWTAATKPDAVEREVGELFEPGQWVQLCHNVIWHGRRRCHARRPACGACPVADLCPAFGEGETDPAKAAKLVREPRG
- a CDS encoding Crp/Fnr family transcriptional regulator — protein: MHEELLARLPLFQNLAPASRQALDEQIHPLALRRGEVLFHSGDVALGLYVLVSGKVKLTKPSRQPQPSLTTNRKGRPTIPMPRESLLALIGPGEMFGELSVLDGGQRSTTATAMLDCRLYHVPREPMLDLIEKHHDVSQAMLRQMAHRVRVSNETISGLVLSDVPGRMAFLLLTMAERFGISTERGVEVHHDLTQAELAQMVGASRETVNKVLTDFAARKWITMSGKSVVIRDAARLRARID
- a CDS encoding DUF4177 domain-containing protein, producing MTKWEYFTAPVLSHISQQILNNFGSEGWELVQLVPGPNPDTLVGYFKRPLPEDK
- a CDS encoding RidA family protein codes for the protein MTSPSEKLDELGITLPPVAAPVAAYVPAARFGSQVWTSGQLPFVDGRLAVTGKVGAEVTAEIAKTQSRIAALNALAAAADVAGGIDKITRICKVTVFVASDSSFTGQPGVANGASELFGEVFGDAGVHVRSAVGVAALPLDAPVEIELVCETN
- a CDS encoding WhiB family transcriptional regulator, giving the protein MSLTEVDDWTLLARCRGMADALFPEGKDQKRARAVCMGCPVRSTCLAEALDNRIEWGVWGGLTERERRQLLRQRPEVKSWAAVLPKDDMGENAGGSPLAVDAHPSRQRDVLQD
- a CDS encoding transglycosylase domain-containing protein: MTSRKTGNNAYHLAWFAALSVLSGLLVAGLVLPAAYVMGSVVKASAASLESLPAELEIGPQSERSKVLMADGSTLAEFYAENRVYVPLSKISPIMRTAQVAIEDDRFFEHGAIDFRGTARAALRSASGSTQGGSTLTQQYVKQVQIEAAVVAGDDEGVQKAQEQTLTRKVRELRYAVATEKKLTKSQILERYLNIAYYGDGAYGVEAAARHYFNTTAEKLTLPQAALLAGLVQNPVATDPVNNPTAAINRRSIVLNRMAQLGKITEAQATAAKKVPFDKSKVVEPPNDCASSPFQTMCLYVKNVLLSDQFKSLGKNKEQRLNALKRGGLTIQTLIDPKAQAAAEKAVARVIAPTDPFISTSVLIQPKSGLIVAMAQNRPKLGDKPGQTWYNYSVNRSMGGAEGYQAGSTFKVFTAAAAVNKGIPTTRRYNSPSPMNFTGTTFRSCEGPFLSPQYTPKNSTGVGNFDMKQATMKSINTYFVQLQRAVGNCDVVKMAQAAGVARADGKDLIKDPVPGSGGTGGFDTIVSFTLGPVEVTPLSMAQAYATFANRGVRCDPIIIKSVTTKAGKSSPVPSANCTRTIDPEVADQVTKLLEATIASGTARPANLDDGRDQAAKTGTTDSAEAVWLAGFTPDMAGVSLIAADKQAPQYKGRSRRSITGRYSHGTDYPYGHQLSGSGSGDAGLIWRASMRAALEGGPRSSFHAPTGKLVDGKEVEIPDITGLSFKEAMAKVEAAGFSTEVTYEYSSYSEGTYLYAYPTKGKRSINKPITFVLSQGPRPVAPKPKPTATRTRTTQPTATRTRTAPRPTASKTTTKPKATTTAPKPTASKTTTKPKATTKPKATTKPKTTTKPKPTTKKTP